From Burkholderia sp. WP9, a single genomic window includes:
- a CDS encoding LacI family DNA-binding transcriptional regulator → MPATRTMIARRAGVSVATVDRVLRDDHAVRPETAERVHLALANLRDERASRGRPAKVGSFRVAFALPQVNSRFLDHVERNIALSASFFREHRITPSFYRCDFSTQRDTAAFAAQVVDYDALVLAPLDYPWVERFIEEMSEADVPVVTVFSDLPASRRAAYVGVDNRIAGRTAGLLMGRFLGTRLGTVAVLSGSSRLHDQVERRTGFSQVLEEDFRNLRWVAEPDFAEDDDGAGLAVQGLRARHADLVGVYVTGGGISGIAAALQESGDKARLVLIGHECTAETRTQLSERAIDVILDQDVRGIVHWAGLAAINFLNDVRGALAIPTPETRIYLRENAHA, encoded by the coding sequence ATGCCGGCTACTCGTACGATGATTGCGCGTCGTGCCGGCGTAAGCGTCGCCACGGTCGATCGCGTCTTACGCGACGATCATGCCGTGCGACCGGAAACCGCCGAGCGTGTCCATCTGGCGCTCGCCAATCTACGCGACGAGCGGGCAAGCCGCGGCCGTCCAGCAAAAGTCGGTTCATTCCGCGTTGCGTTCGCACTGCCACAAGTCAACTCGCGCTTTCTGGATCACGTCGAACGCAACATTGCGCTGTCCGCCAGTTTCTTTCGCGAACATCGAATCACCCCTTCGTTCTATCGCTGTGACTTCTCCACCCAGCGCGACACCGCTGCATTCGCCGCCCAGGTGGTCGACTACGACGCACTGGTTCTCGCACCGCTCGACTATCCGTGGGTGGAGCGTTTCATTGAAGAGATGAGCGAGGCCGACGTGCCGGTCGTCACGGTGTTCTCCGATTTACCTGCAAGCCGCCGCGCCGCGTATGTCGGTGTCGACAACCGGATTGCCGGTCGCACCGCAGGACTGCTGATGGGCCGCTTTCTGGGCACGCGGCTCGGCACGGTCGCCGTGCTGTCGGGATCGTCCCGCCTGCATGATCAGGTGGAGCGGCGCACCGGATTCTCGCAGGTGCTGGAAGAGGATTTCCGCAACCTGCGCTGGGTTGCCGAGCCGGATTTCGCGGAAGACGACGACGGTGCCGGTCTTGCCGTGCAGGGTTTGCGCGCGCGCCATGCTGATCTCGTCGGCGTCTACGTGACCGGCGGCGGCATCTCCGGCATCGCAGCGGCATTGCAGGAGTCCGGCGACAAGGCCCGCCTGGTCCTGATCGGCCACGAATGCACCGCGGAAACTCGCACTCAACTATCCGAACGCGCGATCGACGTGATCCTGGATCAGGACGTCCGCGGCATCGTTCATTGGGCGGGGCTCGCCGCCATCAACTTTCTAAACGACGTTCGGGGAGCGCTTGCCATCCCCACGCCGGAAACCCGGATTTATCTTCGTGAGAATGCGCATGCCTGA
- a CDS encoding extracellular solute-binding protein — protein MLRLTSARVVAATLISLGLGIATGAHAQGKQLTLCWAAWDPANALVELSKDFTAKTGIKMKFEFVPWTSYADRFINELNSHGKLCDLIIGDSQWIGGAAVNGHYVKLNDFFTKNKISMDDFVPATVVGYSEWPKNTPNYWALPAMADAVGWTYRKDWFARPELRAEFKQKYNRELAPPTTLDELKQTAEFFQGRKIDGKTVYGVYIFTERGSEGITMGVTNALYNFGFEYQDPKKPYHLDGFVNSPGAVKGLEYYKALYKCCTAPGMTNAYMQEGLDAFKSGQVAMQMNWFAFFPGLYKDPNVGGDKIGFFVNPREVKQYTQLGGQGISVVSYSDHKEDALEYIKWFAQPDVQKKWWQLGGYSAAKSVVDAPDFPKSAPFAPAFLKSMAIVKDFWAEPAYAELLLDMQKRVHDYVVADKGTAKEALDLLVKDWNKVFKEEGK, from the coding sequence ATGTTACGTCTAACGTCAGCGAGGGTAGTGGCGGCAACCCTCATATCGCTGGGGCTCGGCATTGCAACGGGCGCGCACGCACAGGGCAAGCAATTGACACTCTGCTGGGCGGCCTGGGATCCCGCCAATGCACTGGTCGAACTGTCGAAAGATTTCACGGCCAAGACCGGCATCAAGATGAAGTTCGAGTTCGTGCCGTGGACCAGCTATGCCGACCGCTTCATCAATGAACTCAATTCGCACGGCAAGCTGTGCGATCTGATCATTGGGGACAGTCAGTGGATTGGCGGCGCGGCGGTCAATGGGCATTACGTGAAGCTCAACGACTTCTTCACCAAGAACAAGATTTCGATGGACGACTTCGTGCCGGCCACGGTGGTGGGATATTCCGAGTGGCCAAAGAATACGCCGAACTACTGGGCCTTGCCTGCGATGGCTGACGCGGTCGGATGGACCTACCGTAAAGACTGGTTCGCGCGCCCGGAGCTGCGCGCGGAATTCAAGCAGAAATACAACCGTGAACTCGCGCCGCCCACGACGCTTGATGAACTCAAGCAGACCGCGGAGTTCTTTCAGGGGCGCAAGATCGACGGCAAGACGGTCTACGGCGTGTATATCTTCACCGAGCGTGGATCCGAGGGGATCACGATGGGCGTGACCAACGCCTTGTACAACTTCGGCTTTGAGTATCAGGATCCGAAGAAGCCCTATCACCTCGACGGTTTCGTGAACTCGCCAGGCGCGGTGAAAGGGCTCGAATACTACAAGGCGCTCTATAAGTGTTGCACGGCTCCGGGCATGACCAACGCCTACATGCAGGAAGGACTCGACGCGTTCAAATCAGGCCAGGTGGCGATGCAGATGAACTGGTTCGCGTTCTTTCCAGGGCTTTACAAAGACCCGAACGTCGGCGGCGACAAGATCGGCTTCTTCGTGAATCCGCGTGAGGTGAAGCAATACACGCAACTGGGCGGGCAGGGCATCTCAGTGGTCTCGTACTCGGACCATAAGGAAGACGCGCTCGAATACATCAAGTGGTTTGCGCAACCGGACGTACAGAAGAAATGGTGGCAACTCGGCGGCTATTCGGCGGCTAAATCAGTGGTCGATGCGCCGGACTTTCCGAAGAGCGCGCCGTTCGCACCCGCGTTCCTGAAATCAATGGCGATCGTCAAAGACTTCTGGGCGGAGCCCGCTTATGCCGAACTGTTGCTCGACATGCAAAAACGCGTGCACGACTACGTCGTAGCCGACAAGGGCACAGCTAAAGAGGCGTTGGATCTGCTGGTGAAAGACTGGAACAAGGTCTTTAAGGAAGAGGGAAAGTAA
- a CDS encoding sugar ABC transporter permease: protein MFADKPFSSTRLEAGAPMRISKRLSGLSDRAIAWIFILPTVLLLLAINIFPLLWALRLSFTNFKSNMPSVPARFVGIGNYIDILNDEDIWYAMQVTARFVFWSVGLEVLLGFGLALLINRQFRGHSFWTTLILLPMMLSPAVVGNFWTFLLQPQTGLFNDIVSFFTGIAPGSFQMIGDVSLAPWTIVMVDTWMWTPYVMLICLAGLRSIPDYIYEAAEVDRATPWRQFWSITLPMTMPFLMLAVLFRGIENFKMFDMVNLLTSGGPGSVTETVSITLKRAAFEKWQTGYSSALAIILFVTVFGAANIYVKALNRIKQR from the coding sequence ATGTTCGCAGACAAGCCTTTTTCTTCCACGCGTCTCGAAGCGGGTGCGCCAATGCGCATTTCGAAACGGCTAAGCGGGCTGTCGGATCGGGCGATCGCGTGGATCTTCATTCTTCCGACCGTTCTGCTGCTGCTCGCGATCAATATCTTCCCTTTGCTCTGGGCGCTTCGACTGTCGTTCACCAACTTCAAGTCGAACATGCCGAGCGTACCGGCGCGTTTTGTCGGTATCGGAAATTACATCGACATTCTGAACGACGAAGATATCTGGTACGCCATGCAGGTGACCGCGCGTTTCGTTTTCTGGTCGGTCGGGCTGGAGGTATTGCTGGGTTTCGGTCTTGCCCTGCTGATCAACCGGCAGTTCCGCGGACATAGCTTCTGGACCACGCTAATCCTGCTGCCGATGATGCTATCGCCCGCAGTTGTGGGCAACTTCTGGACGTTCCTGCTGCAACCGCAGACAGGGCTTTTCAACGATATCGTCAGCTTCTTCACCGGCATCGCGCCGGGATCGTTCCAGATGATCGGTGACGTATCGCTCGCACCGTGGACCATTGTAATGGTCGATACATGGATGTGGACACCTTACGTCATGCTCATCTGCCTGGCGGGCCTGCGCTCAATTCCCGACTATATCTACGAAGCGGCGGAAGTGGATCGCGCAACGCCGTGGCGACAGTTCTGGTCGATCACGTTGCCCATGACCATGCCGTTCCTGATGCTGGCGGTGCTGTTTCGCGGCATTGAAAACTTCAAGATGTTCGATATGGTGAACCTGCTGACATCCGGCGGTCCAGGTTCGGTGACTGAAACGGTATCGATCACGCTCAAGCGTGCCGCGTTTGAAAAGTGGCAGACGGGTTATTCGTCGGCGCTCGCAATCATCCTGTTCGTGACGGTATTCGGTGCGGCGAATATCTACGTGAAGGCACTTAACCGGATCAAACAGCGATGA
- a CDS encoding carbohydrate ABC transporter permease, with the protein MRPTATQHSVVASSPRAKRFAAAVVITYALAASLPMVWIFLTSFKTQEDAIAYPPVVLFQPSMEGYVNLFTIRSRQTPEFIASLPPAQTWYEREVRKRNMVIAGPSKVLPRFVNSLVIGFGSTFLAVFLGTLAAYAFSRFKVPLSDDLLFFILSTRMMPPIAVAIPIYLMYRALGLSDSYVGMIVLYTAVNVSLAVWLLKGFMDEIPREYEEAALVDGYTRLQAFVKVVLPQAMTGIAATAIFCLIFAWNEYAFASLLTSGDAQTMPPFIPFIIGEGGQDWPAVAAATTLFVLPILFFTVLLRKHLLRGITFGAVRK; encoded by the coding sequence ATGAGACCGACTGCGACACAACATTCCGTGGTGGCGTCATCTCCGCGAGCCAAGCGCTTCGCGGCGGCGGTCGTTATCACGTACGCGCTGGCGGCTTCGTTGCCGATGGTCTGGATTTTCCTGACGAGCTTCAAGACGCAGGAAGATGCGATAGCGTATCCGCCCGTCGTGCTGTTTCAGCCTTCCATGGAAGGCTATGTGAACCTGTTCACGATCCGCTCGCGGCAGACGCCGGAGTTCATTGCAAGCCTGCCGCCTGCGCAGACCTGGTATGAGCGTGAGGTGCGCAAGCGCAACATGGTGATCGCCGGACCTTCAAAGGTTTTGCCGCGCTTCGTGAATTCGCTTGTGATTGGATTCGGCTCGACGTTTCTTGCGGTATTTCTCGGCACGCTGGCGGCATACGCGTTTTCGCGCTTCAAGGTGCCGCTTTCCGACGATTTGCTGTTCTTCATTCTCTCTACACGCATGATGCCGCCCATTGCAGTCGCCATTCCGATCTACCTGATGTATCGCGCGCTGGGCTTGAGCGACAGCTATGTCGGCATGATCGTGCTGTACACGGCGGTGAATGTCTCGCTCGCGGTATGGCTGCTCAAAGGTTTCATGGATGAGATTCCGCGCGAGTATGAGGAGGCCGCGCTGGTGGACGGCTACACACGTTTGCAGGCCTTCGTGAAGGTGGTGCTACCGCAAGCGATGACGGGCATTGCCGCCACGGCGATCTTCTGCCTGATCTTTGCATGGAACGAATACGCATTTGCTTCGCTGCTGACAAGCGGCGATGCGCAGACCATGCCGCCGTTCATTCCATTCATTATCGGAGAAGGCGGTCAGGACTGGCCGGCTGTTGCCGCTGCAACCACTTTGTTCGTGCTGCCGATTCTCTTCTTCACCGTTCTGCTGCGCAAGCATCTGTTGCGGGGCATCACCTTCGGAGCCGTGCGCAAATGA
- a CDS encoding ABC transporter ATP-binding protein yields the protein MSTIVLAHLHKRFDDFVAVRDTSLIIGAGRFVVLLGPSGCGKTTTLRMIAGLELPTSGQILIDGEDVTALRARQRDIAFVFQMFALYPHMTVRNNIAFPLKNEHVSRSEIAARVDAAAHMLRIESILDRKTGGLSGGDRQRVALGRAIVRQPKAFLMDEPLGTLDADFRELMCLELRKLHNALTATTVYVTHDQSEAMAMADDIVVMNQGEVLQAGSPHEIYHFPATVFVGNFIGSPPMNFLPVDGAVIAGQEQVSLHGAAVSVPRCDAAAARVLLGIRPEHIMIDERGPLRGQVIADEYLGSHQILVVETALGVVRVRARKDDGVAAGTTIGLSFRKERALLYDAATERLLPGAAATLSVSGEGHG from the coding sequence ATGTCCACGATCGTTCTCGCTCATCTCCACAAGCGCTTCGACGATTTTGTCGCGGTGCGCGACACCAGTCTGATCATCGGCGCGGGACGCTTCGTCGTGCTGCTCGGACCATCAGGCTGCGGAAAAACCACAACCCTGCGGATGATAGCGGGTCTCGAGCTGCCGACTTCCGGGCAGATACTGATCGATGGTGAGGACGTGACTGCGTTGCGCGCGCGTCAACGCGATATCGCCTTCGTGTTCCAGATGTTCGCGTTGTATCCGCATATGACAGTGCGCAATAACATTGCGTTTCCGCTAAAGAACGAACACGTGTCGCGCAGCGAGATTGCTGCCCGCGTCGATGCAGCGGCGCATATGCTGCGCATCGAGAGCATTCTCGATCGCAAGACGGGCGGCCTGTCCGGTGGCGACCGGCAACGCGTGGCGCTCGGCCGCGCGATCGTGCGGCAACCGAAAGCATTCCTGATGGACGAACCGCTCGGCACGCTCGATGCGGACTTTCGTGAACTGATGTGCCTGGAGTTGCGCAAACTGCACAACGCGCTCACCGCCACCACGGTGTACGTCACACATGATCAGAGTGAGGCGATGGCCATGGCGGACGATATTGTGGTGATGAATCAGGGCGAGGTGTTGCAGGCGGGCTCGCCTCACGAGATCTATCATTTTCCCGCCACTGTGTTCGTCGGCAACTTCATCGGCAGTCCACCCATGAATTTCTTGCCGGTCGACGGAGCGGTTATCGCGGGCCAGGAGCAGGTGAGTCTGCATGGCGCCGCGGTCTCCGTACCACGTTGCGATGCGGCGGCCGCGCGCGTGTTGCTGGGAATCAGACCGGAGCACATCATGATTGACGAGCGCGGTCCGCTGCGCGGTCAGGTGATCGCCGACGAGTATCTCGGTTCGCACCAGATATTGGTGGTTGAAACTGCGTTGGGTGTCGTGCGTGTGCGGGCAAGAAAAGACGATGGTGTTGCCGCGGGCACGACCATCGGTCTGTCATTTCGGAAAGAACGCGCGCTGCTGTATGACGCCGCTACTGAGCGCCTGCTGCCGGGCGCTGCTGCCACGCTTTCTGTCAGCGGAGAGGGTCATGGCTGA
- a CDS encoding ABC transporter ATP-binding protein, translated as MAEIRLRNVSKRFGNIVAVDDLSIDVKDGEFVVLLGPSGAGKTTTLRLIAGLERPDAGDVLIDGAVATGVHPSDRDVAFIFQQYSLYPHLTVFGNLAFPLRSPRRRSSEEQVRARVQAVAKMLHMEAKLDNMATHLSGGEMQRVAIGRALVREPKVFLMDEPLSSLDAKLREELRIELKRLHRTIGATILYVTHDQVEATTLADRIGILEHGRLVQLGTPRDVYGNPASLSAAQRLGSPPINLLPPTLFDSAAVPAGTATVAIRPEDVVLHDGDARDAPGTNQARGALDLKVLEYSPLRHLLILDRAGTSVVATTMAERNFSPGQSVRVSLPARSLLYFRADGRRIPT; from the coding sequence ATGGCTGAAATCCGGCTACGCAATGTATCGAAGCGCTTCGGCAACATCGTAGCGGTGGACGACCTGTCGATCGACGTGAAAGACGGCGAATTCGTCGTGCTGCTCGGGCCGAGCGGCGCGGGCAAAACCACAACGCTGCGCCTGATCGCGGGACTGGAACGTCCCGATGCCGGCGACGTGCTGATCGACGGCGCGGTCGCCACCGGTGTACATCCATCCGATCGCGATGTTGCGTTTATCTTTCAGCAATACTCGTTGTATCCGCATCTGACCGTGTTCGGCAATCTGGCGTTTCCACTGCGTTCGCCACGTCGTCGCAGCAGCGAGGAACAGGTCCGCGCGCGCGTGCAAGCGGTTGCGAAGATGCTGCATATGGAAGCGAAGCTCGACAACATGGCGACGCATTTGTCGGGCGGCGAGATGCAGCGCGTTGCGATCGGGCGTGCGCTCGTGCGCGAGCCGAAAGTGTTTCTGATGGACGAACCGCTGTCATCGCTCGATGCAAAACTGCGCGAGGAATTGCGCATCGAGCTGAAGCGGCTCCATCGTACGATTGGCGCGACCATTCTCTACGTCACGCATGACCAGGTGGAAGCCACCACACTAGCCGACCGCATCGGCATTCTTGAACACGGCCGACTGGTACAACTCGGCACGCCGCGCGACGTCTACGGTAATCCGGCCTCATTGAGCGCGGCGCAACGGCTCGGCTCGCCGCCGATCAATCTACTGCCGCCCACGCTGTTCGATTCAGCAGCGGTGCCGGCCGGCACCGCGACCGTGGCGATTCGTCCTGAAGACGTGGTGCTGCACGATGGCGACGCACGTGATGCACCCGGCACAAATCAGGCACGCGGCGCATTGGACCTGAAGGTGCTCGAATACTCACCGTTGCGTCATCTGCTGATTCTGGATCGCGCTGGAACCTCGGTAGTGGCGACCACAATGGCCGAACGCAACTTCAGCCCCGGGCAGTCGGTGCGGGTGTCGTTGCCCGCTCGCAGCCTCTTATATTTCCGTGCAGACGGCAGGAGGATCCCGACATGA
- the dhaL gene encoding dihydroxyacetone kinase subunit DhaL, translating to MNGKTVMECIDAAYAALKEHSDEIALLDQQIGDGDHIFNLLRGMEALLAMRADIEAETFGVALERAASKVLSTVGGSSGPLFFSLLSGMSKAAANNPLDVAGFARIYSAGVEAVGQRGKTGVGSKTMMDVLIPVAARFSELAATGAPTMRQTVLDTLPRVAEENMLATRDMLATKGRASFLGERSRGHIDPGARSSQIMIAAVCAHLARNQP from the coding sequence ATGAACGGCAAAACGGTCATGGAGTGTATCGACGCCGCATACGCAGCGCTGAAAGAACACTCGGACGAAATAGCCTTACTCGACCAGCAGATCGGCGATGGCGATCACATCTTCAACCTGCTGCGCGGCATGGAGGCATTGCTTGCAATGCGCGCGGACATCGAAGCGGAAACCTTCGGGGTCGCGCTGGAACGGGCGGCGAGCAAGGTGCTGTCGACGGTCGGCGGATCATCCGGGCCGCTGTTCTTTTCCTTGCTGAGCGGGATGTCTAAAGCCGCCGCGAACAATCCCCTGGACGTTGCGGGTTTTGCGCGTATCTATTCGGCCGGCGTCGAGGCGGTCGGGCAGCGGGGCAAGACGGGCGTCGGCAGTAAGACGATGATGGACGTGCTGATTCCGGTCGCCGCGCGTTTTAGCGAACTGGCCGCAACCGGGGCGCCCACTATGCGGCAGACGGTGCTCGATACGTTGCCACGGGTGGCTGAAGAGAACATGCTTGCCACCCGCGACATGCTCGCGACCAAAGGGCGCGCATCGTTTCTGGGCGAACGCTCGCGTGGTCATATCGATCCCGGCGCGCGTTCCAGTCAGATCATGATTGCGGCGGTGTGCGCGCACCTCGCGCGAAACCAACCGTGA
- the dhaK gene encoding dihydroxyacetone kinase subunit DhaK, translating to MKKFINHVDDFLAESLAGFAAAHSDLVVLNNEPVFVRRKTLKPGKVGLISGGGSGHEPLHSGFVGYGMLDAACPGQIFTSPTPDQMMAAAAAVDTGAGVLFIVKNYSGDLMNFEMASEMTEVPNAMVLINDDVAVENSSYTTGRRGVAGAVIVEKLVGSMAESGADLEQCKAFGDRINKRTASMGVAFTSCTVPAAGTLTFKIGDDEIEVGVGIHGEPGRRRARFAGADAIAGELLKAIVDDLKPQAGAELLVLVNGLGGTPLGELYLLFNSTRAWLQQRDLKIGRAQVGALTTSLEMAGASITLCVLDDEMTRHWDSPVHTPSLRWGM from the coding sequence ATGAAAAAATTCATCAACCACGTGGACGATTTCCTTGCCGAAAGCCTGGCGGGATTTGCCGCCGCGCATAGCGACCTGGTCGTGCTCAACAACGAACCTGTGTTCGTGAGGCGCAAGACACTGAAGCCTGGCAAAGTGGGCCTGATATCGGGAGGCGGCTCGGGACATGAACCACTGCATTCAGGCTTTGTCGGCTACGGGATGCTCGACGCCGCCTGTCCGGGCCAGATCTTCACGTCACCCACACCGGACCAGATGATGGCTGCTGCCGCCGCCGTCGATACCGGGGCCGGCGTACTGTTCATCGTGAAAAATTATTCTGGTGATCTGATGAATTTCGAAATGGCGTCCGAGATGACGGAGGTTCCGAACGCGATGGTGCTGATCAACGACGATGTGGCCGTAGAGAACTCCAGTTATACCACCGGGCGGCGCGGGGTCGCGGGTGCGGTGATAGTGGAGAAGCTGGTTGGCAGTATGGCGGAAAGCGGCGCAGACCTTGAACAGTGCAAGGCATTTGGCGACCGGATCAACAAGCGCACGGCGTCCATGGGCGTCGCTTTCACCAGTTGCACCGTGCCGGCGGCCGGCACCCTGACGTTCAAGATCGGCGACGACGAGATCGAAGTCGGCGTCGGCATTCATGGCGAGCCGGGCCGGCGCCGGGCGCGGTTCGCGGGGGCCGATGCGATCGCGGGAGAGCTGCTCAAGGCGATCGTCGATGACCTCAAGCCCCAGGCCGGAGCTGAATTGCTGGTACTCGTCAACGGCCTGGGTGGAACACCGCTTGGCGAACTTTACCTGCTATTCAATTCGACGCGAGCATGGCTCCAGCAACGCGACCTGAAGATCGGCCGGGCCCAGGTGGGCGCACTGACGACTTCGCTGGAGATGGCGGGCGCGTCGATCACATTATGTGTGCTGGACGACGAAATGACGCGCCACTGGGATAGCCCGGTGCATACACCGTCGTTGCGTTGGGGCATGTAG